TCGCGCACCCGCCAAGTCCCTGATTTCGCTTGAGTCCCTGGAGCGCCCGCGCGCCGTGAGGCCCTGGCCCCTGGTGACTGCCGTCAGGGCGGTGGTCGCAGTCACCAGGCTCCGTCCGGCAGCCGTGCCGACATGCTGGCGCGCTAACGTAGCGGCCTTCTCGTCGTGGAGGGGATGCGGGACATGAGCCAGAACGGAAGCAGTGCCGAAAGCGCGCGCGTGCGCTGGCTGGTGGTGGGTGCCTTCTCCCCGTCTCCCTCGGGTCGGCGCTTCCCGCTCACGGTGAACACCTTCGGGGATGAGCTCGCGCGCGCCGCCAGTGGGCTCCGCGTCACCGTGGCGGACCGGCTGGGCGCGGGTGACGCACGCACCGTCGAGCTGTCCTTCGACCGGCTGCGCGCCTTCAGCTACGCGGACGTCATCACCCGCGTCCCGGAGCTGCGCGCCCTGCAGCACCTGCATGAATCACTGTCCACGTCCGACCCGCTGCGCACGCTGACGCCCGACGAGGCCGCCACACGCGTGGCCACCGTCACCGGCCCGGGCCGCCTGCCGGACGCGGTGGCCCAGGCCCTGCGCGCGGCCTCCACGCCGCCCGCCCCCACCGCGCCTGCCGCGCCCACCGAATCCGGCGAGGACCTGGTGGAGACGCTCCTCAGCCGCGCCGACGCGAGCACGCCCGCCGCCGCGTCTCGCGCGGTGGATGCCTTCCTGCGCGCCATCAATCCGCGCGCGCCCGCCACGCCCGCGCCCGTCGTCACACCGGAGGCCGCCACCCGGCAGACGGCCCGGGATTTGGTGGAGGAAGCGCTGCTCCTCACGGCGAAGGACCTGCTCGGCGCCGAGCCCGTGGCCCACCTGGAGTCCGCGTGGCGCGGCCTCAAGTGGCTGCTGGACCAGGTGCCCGCGTCCTCGGGCATCTCCGTGGAGGTGCTGGACGTGGCGCGCGCCGGGCTGCTGGACGCCGTGCAGGGCGCGCTGGGCGCCGAGCCCTTCGAACGCCCTGACGCCGTCTTCATCGTGGATGCCACCGACGACGTCGCCCTCCTGGGCAAGCTCGCGGCCATGGGCGAGCGCGCGCAGCTCCCCGTGGTGGCCGCCGTGTCCGCGGCGCTCCTGGGCGTGGCGCAGGCGGAGCTGGCCGTGGCGCTGGAGGAGGAGCGCGAGCACGTCTCCGAGGCCTGGACGGAGCTGCGCCAGGACGAGTCCGCGCGCTGGCTGTGCGCCGTCATCAACCGCGCGGTGGTGGCCAGCGAGGGTCGCGGCGCGGCCCGGCGCGTGAGCTTCACCAGCCCCGCGCTGGCGGTGGCGGCGATGCTGGCGGCCAGCTTCCGGGACACCAGCGCCTTCGCGCGCATCATGGGTCAGCAGGGCGGCCTGAAAGCGCCGGCCATGTGGGAGCTGCCCACCGGCCGCGATACCGGGCTGAGCATTCCCACCGAGCACTTCCTCCCCATCCGGGCGCAGGCGCGGCTGGAGGAGCGCGGCATCCTGGGCCTGGGCAGCGGGCGCAACGCGGACGCGGTGCTGCTGGCCGCCGCGCCCATGGTGTTCGGCGGAGGCTACGCGGTGCCGCTGCCCGCGCAGCTGCTCACCGGGCGCATCGTGCGCTTCGCCACCTGGGTGCGGGACCAGCTGCCCGCGGGCACCGGCGGCGACGACGTGGACGCCATCTTCTCGCAGGCCGCGGAGGTGTTCCTCTTCCGGGGCGCCACGGAGAACGGGCAGCTGCGCGGCCAGTTGGTGGCCACGGACAACGGCCGCGGCGTGCACGTCACCGCCACCGTCCGCCCGGAGCACGCGGGCACGCGCTTCCAGCTCGCCTTCACCCTGCCGCTGCGCGGCTGAAGTCAGTCCTTCTTGAAGCGCAGCACGTAGCCTTCGAGGAACACCGTGGGCAGGTCCAGGTCGCCCACGGGTTCGCGCACGAAGCCGCGCCGCTGGTACATGCGCCCCACGCCCTCCGCGCCCCTGCGGACGTGGAGGCACACGGCGTCCACGCCCCACTCGCGAGCCCGGGCCTCGGCGGCGTCCAGGAGGGGCTGGGCCAGCCCGGTGCCATGGTGGCTCACGGCGGTGGCCAGGCCGCGCAGGTCGGCCGCGTTGGGCAGCCAGGCCTCGGAGCCGGGGGCGCCGGGCTTGAAGAGCGCGACGGTGCCCACCACCTGCCCGTCCACCTCGGCGACCAGCACGGTGGCCACCTTGCGCCGGGACGCGACGTCCCGCAGCTCGCGCTTGCGCTCGTCGCCATAGACGACTTCCGGGAGCTTCTTCGCGTACTGGGTGAGGAAGGCCTCCACCAACAACTCCCCCACCACCGCGTCATCCTCGGGCCGCGCCTCGCGAACGAGGGCCCGCTCTACGACATGCCGGGTGTCCATGGCCCGGAACTCTACGACCGGCCGCGCGCCCGCGCGATTTCACCCCGGCCAGCCCCGCTCATGTCTGCGAGCAGGCCGACACTGCGTCGGCGTCACCACGTGCCCAGGGTGCCAATCAGGTTGCCCGTCTTCGCGTCGAAGACATCCAGCCACACCCAATGAGGGACATAGACGCGCCCGCCGTGCTCCTTGATCTGGGACACCCCCGAGCCGCTCTTGGAGTTGGGGATGGGGACGTCCCACCCCACGCGCCCCGTCAGCAGGTCCCTACGAACGAGCTGCTCCCCGCCCTCCTTCAACGCGTAGACCATGAAGAGCGCGCCCTCGGAGAAGTCGACGACGTCCACCGTGGACTCCTTCACGTTCCTGGGGTCCATGTCCGCGACGTTCTCCGTCCACAGCGCGGCCTTCTCGCCCCGCCGGAACACCGCCACCATGGGCACCCGGCTCCCAGGGCTCCGTTCACCCATCGCGACGTCCAGGTCCTCGAGCTTGTAGACGTGCTCCGCCCGGAATCCCGGAACGGCGGGAAGGTTGCGCGGGCGCTCACAAGGGACGGGACTCTTCCTGAACACCGGAACGAAACAGAGCTGGTGGTTCCATTTGACCGGCGCGCAGGCGGGCGGAGGCTCGATGGCGGGCCGGGCGGTCGCCGTCTTCGTGTTGAACGAGAGGTTCTGCCCATCCACCACCTCGACCCAGACGGACTCGGTGTCGCCCTTCGGGATGCAGAGACTGTTGGGCTTGTCCGAGAGCGCCACCCGCCCGAGCGGCTTGCCCGTCTTCGGCTCGAGGAGGTGCACCGCGCCCGGCTCACTCATCACCACGCGGTCACCCTGGTGAACAACGTGCACCGCGCCGGACAAGTCCGAGGCCGTCCCCTCGAGGTCCGCTTCCCAGAGCAGCTCGAACGACTTCCCATCGAACGCGGCAACCTGGTCGCGCGTCTCCGTCTTTCCGGGAACGGAACTGTGGCGACGGATACGGCCGATGATGTCGTCCGTTCCGTCGCCGTTGAGGTCCACGGCGAGGGGAACACCCTGGGAGTTCCATTGGAACTTCGCCTTCTTCTCCGCCACGGGTGGCGGCGCAGCGACGACAGGAGACGGCCCCGGGACGCTCGTGGGGGTGGGCCCGTCGGTGGACGACGTAGCGGAGTTGAAGCTGTAAAAGGCCACGAGCCCCGCCGTGAAACAGACCGACAGGATGCCTCCCACCAACAGGCCGCCCGTGTTCCCGCCCGCCCCCGTCACGGCCGGCGCCTGGTACTCGGGACGCGGCGCCTTCTCGCCCTGCGTGTCGATGGAGGCATTGCAGTAGCCACAGGTGTAGAGCACCCGGCCTTCCTCGAGGACGATGGGCGCATGACAGCGAGGGCAACGGGGCGATGTTAGACGGGCACGAGCCATGCCCGGTTTCTATCATCTGCCCCTGCACTGCCGCGTCAGAGATAGTTGCCGATGAACCACGGCAGCCGCTCGCCCAGCTTCTGCAAGAGCCCGCGCCGCTTCCACCCGCTCCAGTGGATTTCTCGCGAGTGGCGTAAATCTTTCTCAAAAGATGCGGCGAGCTGCGCCGCCAGCGTCGGGTCCTCCACCACCACCGAGCACTCCTCCAGCGTCGTCAACGCCAGCGGGTCCATGTTGGTGGAGCCCACGACGGACAGGGAGTCATCCACGAGCATCGTCTTGGAATGCATCATCGACAGCTCGTACTCCCAGATGCGCACGCCGCCCTCCAGCAAGCGCGCATAGGACGCCCGCTGCGCCGCGTGCACGGGCCCCACGTCATGGTGCCGCCCGGGCACCAGCACCCGCACGTCCACGCCTTGCTTCACCTTCTCCAGCAACATGTCACTGATGGCGTCGGAGGGAATGAAGTAGGAGTTCGCAATCCAGAGCCGCTCCTTCGCCGCCGCGATGGTGAGCAGCGTCATCCGCCGCGCGTCCGACAGGAAGCGGTTGTCCGTGCTGGCCACGAAGCCCGCGCGCGCATCCCCCGCGTAGCGAGGCTCCGGGAAGTCCGTCGCCGGCAGGAAGTCTCCACCCGCCTCCTGCCAGTTCTGCGCGAAGGCGACCTGCATCTCCCGCACAGCCGGGCCCTCCACGCGGATGTTCATGTCGCGCCAATAATCCGCGCCCTGCGCATTGCCCATCCAGCTCTTCCAGATGCCCCAGCCGCCGGTGATGCCCACCTCGCCATCCCGCACCACCATCTTCCGGTGGTTCCGCGCCCGGAGGCGGACCGCGTCCAGGGCCACGAAGTCGCCTTGGATGGGCCGGAAGTAGCGCGCGTCACAGCCGCTGGCCGCCAGCGCGGGAATCACCGCCTCGAAGTTGACGCTGCCCAATGGGTCCACGAGCACGCGGCACGCCACCCCGGGCCGCCGCGCCGCCAGCGCCCGCACCAGCCGGTCCGACGGCTCACCGGGCCGCCAGATGTAGCTGGTGATGTGGATGCTGGTGCGCGCGGCGAGAATCTCCTCCTCGATGGCGTCGAAGATGAAGCCGTTCTCCACCAACTCCACGCGGTGCCCTGGCACCAGCGCCACGCCCAATGACTGGAAGAACGCGAGCGAGCGCGCCTCCGGGCTGCTCCCCGGCAACGCGCGCAGGCGCAGGTCATGCCGGTGATTGGGAGCGGGACACCCGGCGGCAATCAACACCACGGGCACGAGCCAGGCGAGCTTCACCGCCGGAAACTAAGCGCCCATGGCCCGCGGCGCACCTGCCGATGTCGCACGCAAGACACCCCGAGACGCGCGGCGGGCACATCTCCACCGTGAGGGTGGAAGCCACCGCCCCGCGTGCGCACCTTCGGGACACACCGCGTGTCGCCATGCCCAACGTGCCCTCACACCGACGCCCCATCACCGCGTGCACGCTGCTGCTGGGCTGCCTGCTGTCCGCCGTGAGTCACGCGGCGGACGCGGACGCACCGCTGCGCGACACGCCACCTTCTGAAGCACGCGCCAGGTACCTGGACACGCCCGACGCTCCGTCACCGGAAAGAGCCGCCGTGCCCACGTACATCGAGCCGGAGGACATCCCGCTCCCCAAGGGCGCATGGGTGGCGCACGGCGGGCTCGCGTTGCTTCCCGCAGCCGGCGTCTGGGGCGCCAGCCGCGTGGGCGGGGACACGCGCGTGGGTGCCACCGCGGCGGAGACGGCGGCGGGAATGCTCCTGGGCGCCATCCCCTCGCGGCTCCTCTTCTTCCGTCCCGCGGCGCCCAGCCCGGGGCGGTGGATGGAGCTGGAGACCGTGGCCTTCGGCGGCGGCTTCCTGCTGACACCGCCGCTGACGGCGCTCGGAACGTGGGGCCTGGGCGAGCTCGCCTTTGGCGAGAGTCACCATCCGGGCCGCGCCTACCTGGGCGCGCTCGGCGGCGCGGTCCTGGGCACGCTGCTGGGCGTCATCGTCCACGAAGCCCTGGTGAAGCTGTCCAAGCCCAGCGCCCGCTTGAAGAGCAGCCGTCAGCTCGTCGGCCTGGGATTCATCGGCGTGGGCGCGACGTTGGGCTATCAATGGGCAGGCGGCGGACCTCGCCCAGACGGACACACGCGATAGTTCTGCTGCGTCTGTTTCCACACGCACGCGTTGTGCACCGCCCAAGTCCTTGCAGTCTCAGACGCAGTGCGTGTGACATGCGGGGCATTGTGATTGTCAGACCCGGGCTCCACACTCCGCCGCGCTGTACGGACACCGCTGTTGGAGAGACCGCAATGACTGCTCGCAAGCACCTCCGTATCGCCGTCGTCCTCACCGCCGCCGCCGTGCTGGGCCTGGGAATCACCATGACGCCGGCCACGGCCGTCGCCGATGACTGCCAGCCGCCCTGCTACAAGCACCCCATCACCGGTGAGTTGATTTGCGGCACCCCGTGTCCGTAATCCCCGGACACACGTGCTGAAACACCTGGGGCCTCTTCCGCACCGCGCGGAGGAGGCCCCGTTTCATTCCCAGCCACCCTGCGGCACTGACGTGGCGTCAGTCCGTCCGCATGGCCTCCACGGGGTCCAGCTTCGCGGCGCGCGCGGCCGGGTAGATGCCGAACAGCAGGCCCACGCCGCTGCTCATGGCCAGCGACAGCATCACCGCCCAGGCCGGCACCTGCGCGGGCAGCCCCACCATCCACTTCGCCAGCTGCGCCAGGCCCATGCCCAGGCCCACGCCCAACGCGCCACCCACCAGCGACAGCACCACCGCCTCGATGGCGAACTGCGCGAGGATGCGGCGCTTCTTCGCGCCCAGCGCCTTGCGGATGCCAATCTCCCGGGTGCGCTCCGTCACCGCCACCAGCATGATGTTCAGGATGCCGATGCCGCCCACCAGCAGCGACAGCATGCACACGCCGAAGCTGGCCGCGGAAATCACCTTCGAGATGTTGTTGAACATCTCCGTGGCGCTCTCGTTGGAGAACACGAAGAAGTCATCCTCCTCCAGCGGCTTCAGGTTGTGGCGCCGCCGCATCAGCAGCGTCACCTCGTCCTGCGCGCGCTGGAGCACCTCCGCCGACTGGGCCTGGACGCTCACCCGGTAGTTGCGCACCCCGAACAGCGCCTTGTAGACGGACAGCGGCATCATCACCTGGTTGTCCTGGCTGCCTCCGCCCATGAAGCTGCCGCGGCGCTTCAGCGTGCCAATCACCTGGAAGCTGCGCCCCAGGATGCGGATGTTCTGCCCCAGGGGCTGCACGCCCGGGAACAACGTGTCCGCCAGGTCCTGGCCAATCACCGCCACGCGGCGGCCATCCAGGTACTCCGCGTCCGTGAAGGGCCGCCCGAACTCCACCACCACCGAGTTCGTCTGGAAGTACTCCGGCGTGCCGGCCCAGATGGTCACATTGGGGCGCGACTCGCGCTGCGGCGTGGACACCTTCTGTCCACCCTTGGAGTCCTCCGCCGCCGCCAGCAGCACCGACGGCTGCAACCGGATGGCCTCCAGGTCGCCCTCGTTCAGCCGGGGCCGCCGCGCCAGCTCCGCCAGGGACAGGTTTCCGCCGAAGGGCAGCCGCTGCACCTGGAAGCAGTCGGAGCCCAGCTCGGACATGCTCTCGTTCACCTGGATGCGCAGGCCCTCGATGAGCCCCATCATCGACACCACCGTGGTGGCGCCAATGACGATGCCCAGCAGCGTCAGGAAGGAGCGCAGCAGGTTGGAACGGAACGTTCCGAACGCCAGCCGCAGGGTGTCCCAGATTGCCATCATCGCCGCCGTCTCCCGTCCGTCACTCGTGGCGAAGCGCTTCCACCGGGTCCAGGTTCGCCGCCCGCGCCGCCGGCCAGATGCCGAACAGCAGCCCCACCATCGCCGCGAACCCCACGCCCGCCACCACCGTCAGCGGCTCCACCGCCGCCGCCAGCGGCGTAATCAAGGACACGATGCGCGCCAGTCCCAGGCCCACCACCGTCCCCAGGGTGCCGCCCAGGGCGGACACGCAGGAGGCCTCCATCAGGAACTGGAGGATGATGGTGCGCTTGCGGGCCCCCAGCGCCCGCCGGACGCCAATCTCCCGCGTCCGCTCGCGCACCGACACCAACATGATGTTCATGATGCCGATGCCGCCCACCAGCAGCGTGATGAGGCCCACGCCCATGGCCGCGCCATAGAGCGCCCCGGTGAGCTGCGCGTACATGCTGGCCAGCTGGTCCGGCCGGTTGATGGCGAAGTCGTCCGGCACTCCCGGCGGCGTGTTGCGCTCCCGGCGGAGCACCGCGGTGAGCTTGTCCACCACCGCTGGCGCATGCTCCGGCGACGTGAGGGCCACCGCGATGTTGGGTGAGCGCTTCTTGCCGAAGTGCGCCAGGAAGGTGCGGGAGGGCACCACCACCACCAGGTCCTGGTTCTCTCCCAGGATGGTGCCCTTGGCCTCCAGGGTTCCCACCACGCGGAAGGGCTTGCCCTCGAAGAGGATGCGCTGCCCCAGCGGGTTCACTCCGGGGAAGAGCGAGCGCACGAGCTCCGCGCCGATGACGGCCACCTGCGCCCGGTTGTCCACGTCCGCGTGGGTGAGGAAGCGGCCCCGCTCCAGGGTGAACGAGCCCACCGTGGCGTAGTCCGGCGTGGTGCCCACCAGCAGCACCGAGCCGATTTTGCGGTCCAGGAAGCGGCCCTCCACGCGCTCGAAGAAGAGCGGCGCCGCGGCCAGCACGTGCTCGGACGCGTTGAGGATGGGCGGCACCAGGTCCGCGCTCAGGTCCTTGCGGTTGCGGTACGACCACCAGTCGCCGTTGAGCGTCCAGGGGAACTTCGAGATTTGGAGCGTGTTGGCGCCAATGCTCGAAAGCTGGTCCTCGAAGGAGCGGTTGATGCCCTGGATGATGCCGACGATGGCCAGCAGCGTGCACACCCCCACGCCAATGCCCACCGTCGTCAGCACGGTCCGCAGGCGGTTGGAACGGAGCGAGAACAGCGCGATGCGCGCCCCCTCCCACACATCGACCCGGATGCTCACGTCAGATTCTCTCCGCTGCGTTGCACGTCGCGCTGGTTGGTACGGGCCTCGGAACGGGTGATTGCACGCGACATTCCCTCGGTGCAAATCCAGTGTGCTGGAAATCCGTCTGGGCCCCCGCGCGAAGCTGTCCTCGGCCCGCCAGTGTAGGTGTCCCACTCCCAGGACGTGCCGGCCCCCACCCCCGGCATGCACCCGCGTGGCCGCCCCTGTCTCCGTGCAGGGTAGGACGGACCGGCAAGGGAGGCCGGCGACATGGATGTCCGTTCACCCGGCGGAGCTGCTCATCCGGTCTGACCGGCGTCGGGGCGGTCCCTCGCGGCGTCTGGGATTGGACGGCCGGAGCGTAGACCGTTCACTTCACAGAACGCGAAACGCTTGCCTGGCGAGGGGCATCCGCCTCTCGGCGCCAGAACGGCCACAACCTTGCCGCCGCAGGGGAACACCCGGGGCCACAAAGGGGCGTCACCGGTGGCCGTCTGGTAGGAGTATCCCCACCTTCCCCCTGGCACCCCATCCATGTCCCGGGAGCCACCGCGACACATGGCCCCGTCCGCCGCTCCCGCCACCGACGATGCGCCGCCCGCCTTCCCGGCGTTCACGCGCTCCCAGAAGGTCTTCACCCTGCTGGGTGCGGTGCTCGGGCTCTTGCTCGCCGCGTTGGACCAGACGATTGTCGCCACCGCGGGACCGGCCATCCAGGCCGACCTGCGAATCCCCGCCTCGCTCTACCCGTGGCTCACCACGTCGTACTTCGTCGCGTCGACGACGATGGTGCCCGTGTGGGGCAAGCTGTCGGACCTGCTGGGCCGGCGCGCGGTGTTGGCCGCGGGCATCCTCATCTTCCTCGCGGGCAGCTTCCTGTGCGGGGTGGCGCGCTCCACGGTGGCGCTCATCCTCTTCCGCGCCGTGCAGGGGCTGGGCAGCGCGGCGCTGTTCACCGCCGCGCTGGCGGTGGTGGCCGACCTCTTCGAGCCCCGTGAGCGCGGCAAGTACCAGGGCCTCTTCGGCGCCATGTTCGGCCTGTCCAGCGTGGTGGGGCCGCTGGCCGGTGGGTTCATCACCGACCACCTGGGCTGGCACTGGGTGTTCTTCATCAACCTGCCCGTGGGCGCGGTGGCGCTGGCGCTGGTGCTGTCGCGCATGCCACGGCTGAAGCCCCAGCGTGACTCCCGAGGCGGACTGGATTTGGTGGGAGCGTTCGCGCTCGCGGTGGCGCTGGTACCGCTGCTGCTGGCGCTCAGCCTGGGGCAGACAGACGGCGGCGACTGGGCCTGGACGTCGTGGCGCATCCTGGGGCTGTTCGCGCTGTCGGCGGTGGGCCTGGTGGCCTTCCTCTGGGCGGAGCGGCGCGCGCCCGAGCCGCTGCTCGACCTGACGCTGTTCCGCCTGCGGGCCTTCAGCGCGGGCAACGCGGCGGTGTTCATCGTCGGCGGGGCGTTCCTGTCGGGCGTCGTCTTCCTCCCGCTGTTCATGGTGAACGTGGTGGGGCTGTCGGCGACGCGCTCGGGGCTGACGGTCATGCCGCTGACGCTGGGCGTGGTGGCGGGGAACGTGCTGAGCGGGCAGCTCGTGTCCAGGGTGGGTCGCTACAAGGCGCTGCTGCTGGGCTCGCTGGTGCTGCTGATGGCGGGCTTCGCCGTCATGGCCTTCACGCTGACGCCGGACTCCACCCAGGCGGAGGTGACGGCGAAGATGGTGCTGGTGGGCCTGGGGCTGGGGCCTTCGATTCCGCTCTACACGATGGCCATCCAGAACGCGGTGCCGCCGGACCAGATTGGCGTGGGCACCGCGGCGGCCACGTTCTTCCGGCAGCTGGGCATGACGTTGGGCGTGGCGCTGCTGGGGACGGTGTTCGCGTCCACGCTGTCCTCGGAGCTGGAGGCGCGCATGGCGCAGGCCACGTCGGCGCTCCCGGACTCCGTGAAGGCCGAGGTGACGCGCGCCGCGCCGGGCGTCAGTGGCGAAGGCGGACCCACCGGGCAGGTGTTCCGCGCGGATGAGGTGAAGGCGCGGGTGCGCGCGGAGTTCGACGCCGAGCGGCGCCGTGCGGAGACAACGGCCTCTCCCGAGGCCCGGGCGAAGGTGGACGCAGACGAGCGGCAGGCACTGGCGGCGGTGGACGCGGCGGACCGGGCGCTGAAGATGGCGTTCACTCGCGGCGTCTCCGCCGTGTACCACGTGGCCCTGTTCATCGCCGGCGCGGCGCTGCTGGTGACACTGTTCCTTCCGGAGCAGCACCTGCGCCGCAAGCGCCGGCGCATCGAGTCGCGTGCCAGCGCCCCGGAGCAGTAGAGTCGCGGCATGGCTCACGACGCGGAACAGCCACCCGCGCTCACGGACGCGGAGGCCGCCGAGCGCATCCACGCGCGCTTTCCCTCACTCGCGACGGCACGGGTCGTCCGCCTGGGGGAAGGCACGGACCATCAAGCCTTCGAGGTGGAGGGACGCTACGTCTTCCGCTTCCCCAAGAGCAACGAAGCCGCCGAGCACCTGAAGTGGGAGGCGCGCCTGCTGGCGTGGCTCGAACCCCGGCTTCCCCTGCCGGTCCCCGACTACCGTTTCCTCGCGCACCCTGCCGCCGACCTCGCTGCGGGCTTCGCGGGCTACGAGAAGCTCCCAGGGACACCCGCGCTCCTCGTCGAGCCTGAGCGGCTGGACCTGTCGGACCTCGGCCGCAGGCTCGGCGCCTTCCTGGGAGCGCTCCATGCGCTCGACCCCGCCGAAGCCGATGCGCTCGGCGTGCCGGCGGACGACGACCCGGAACTCGAAGCGTGGTCGGCCGCCGCCGTGGACGATTTGCGGCTCGCCGTCGAACACGGCCATGTGGAACGGCACCGGGCGGCGGATTGGGAGCAGCGGCTCAGGGTGCGTCCCACGGAGGGACGCGGCGCGCCCCGGCTGGTCCACGGCGACTTCGCCGCGGAGCATGTCCTGGTCGATGCCCACGGCGCTCCCACGGGGGTCATCGACTGGAGCGATGCGTGCGTCGGAGACCCCGCGAGGGATTTCGCCGGACTGCTC
This genomic window from Myxococcus virescens contains:
- a CDS encoding ABC transporter permease, coding for MSIRVDVWEGARIALFSLRSNRLRTVLTTVGIGVGVCTLLAIVGIIQGINRSFEDQLSSIGANTLQISKFPWTLNGDWWSYRNRKDLSADLVPPILNASEHVLAAAPLFFERVEGRFLDRKIGSVLLVGTTPDYATVGSFTLERGRFLTHADVDNRAQVAVIGAELVRSLFPGVNPLGQRILFEGKPFRVVGTLEAKGTILGENQDLVVVVPSRTFLAHFGKKRSPNIAVALTSPEHAPAVVDKLTAVLRRERNTPPGVPDDFAINRPDQLASMYAQLTGALYGAAMGVGLITLLVGGIGIMNIMLVSVRERTREIGVRRALGARKRTIILQFLMEASCVSALGGTLGTVVGLGLARIVSLITPLAAAVEPLTVVAGVGFAAMVGLLFGIWPAARAANLDPVEALRHE
- a CDS encoding phosphotransferase family protein produces the protein MAHDAEQPPALTDAEAAERIHARFPSLATARVVRLGEGTDHQAFEVEGRYVFRFPKSNEAAEHLKWEARLLAWLEPRLPLPVPDYRFLAHPAADLAAGFAGYEKLPGTPALLVEPERLDLSDLGRRLGAFLGALHALDPAEADALGVPADDDPELEAWSAAAVDDLRLAVEHGHVERHRAADWEQRLRVRPTEGRGAPRLVHGDFAAEHVLVDAHGAPTGVIDWSDACVGDPARDFAGLLHWGGAPMLTAALETYGAISPAILTRARWFAACRAVADIAFGQTQGRPEYIAAGQRALTGLEEHPPFDA
- a CDS encoding ABC transporter permease: MMAIWDTLRLAFGTFRSNLLRSFLTLLGIVIGATTVVSMMGLIEGLRIQVNESMSELGSDCFQVQRLPFGGNLSLAELARRPRLNEGDLEAIRLQPSVLLAAAEDSKGGQKVSTPQRESRPNVTIWAGTPEYFQTNSVVVEFGRPFTDAEYLDGRRVAVIGQDLADTLFPGVQPLGQNIRILGRSFQVIGTLKRRGSFMGGGSQDNQVMMPLSVYKALFGVRNYRVSVQAQSAEVLQRAQDEVTLLMRRRHNLKPLEEDDFFVFSNESATEMFNNISKVISAASFGVCMLSLLVGGIGILNIMLVAVTERTREIGIRKALGAKKRRILAQFAIEAVVLSLVGGALGVGLGMGLAQLAKWMVGLPAQVPAWAVMLSLAMSSGVGLLFGIYPAARAAKLDPVEAMRTD
- a CDS encoding PQQ-binding-like beta-propeller repeat protein, with product MLYTCGYCNASIDTQGEKAPRPEYQAPAVTGAGGNTGGLLVGGILSVCFTAGLVAFYSFNSATSSTDGPTPTSVPGPSPVVAAPPPVAEKKAKFQWNSQGVPLAVDLNGDGTDDIIGRIRRHSSVPGKTETRDQVAAFDGKSFELLWEADLEGTASDLSGAVHVVHQGDRVVMSEPGAVHLLEPKTGKPLGRVALSDKPNSLCIPKGDTESVWVEVVDGQNLSFNTKTATARPAIEPPPACAPVKWNHQLCFVPVFRKSPVPCERPRNLPAVPGFRAEHVYKLEDLDVAMGERSPGSRVPMVAVFRRGEKAALWTENVADMDPRNVKESTVDVVDFSEGALFMVYALKEGGEQLVRRDLLTGRVGWDVPIPNSKSGSGVSQIKEHGGRVYVPHWVWLDVFDAKTGNLIGTLGTW
- a CDS encoding MDR family MFS transporter gives rise to the protein MAPSAAPATDDAPPAFPAFTRSQKVFTLLGAVLGLLLAALDQTIVATAGPAIQADLRIPASLYPWLTTSYFVASTTMVPVWGKLSDLLGRRAVLAAGILIFLAGSFLCGVARSTVALILFRAVQGLGSAALFTAALAVVADLFEPRERGKYQGLFGAMFGLSSVVGPLAGGFITDHLGWHWVFFINLPVGAVALALVLSRMPRLKPQRDSRGGLDLVGAFALAVALVPLLLALSLGQTDGGDWAWTSWRILGLFALSAVGLVAFLWAERRAPEPLLDLTLFRLRAFSAGNAAVFIVGGAFLSGVVFLPLFMVNVVGLSATRSGLTVMPLTLGVVAGNVLSGQLVSRVGRYKALLLGSLVLLMAGFAVMAFTLTPDSTQAEVTAKMVLVGLGLGPSIPLYTMAIQNAVPPDQIGVGTAAATFFRQLGMTLGVALLGTVFASTLSSELEARMAQATSALPDSVKAEVTRAAPGVSGEGGPTGQVFRADEVKARVRAEFDAERRRAETTASPEARAKVDADERQALAAVDAADRALKMAFTRGVSAVYHVALFIAGAALLVTLFLPEQHLRRKRRRIESRASAPEQ
- a CDS encoding phospholipase D-like domain-containing protein, which gives rise to MKLAWLVPVVLIAAGCPAPNHRHDLRLRALPGSSPEARSLAFFQSLGVALVPGHRVELVENGFIFDAIEEEILAARTSIHITSYIWRPGEPSDRLVRALAARRPGVACRVLVDPLGSVNFEAVIPALAASGCDARYFRPIQGDFVALDAVRLRARNHRKMVVRDGEVGITGGWGIWKSWMGNAQGADYWRDMNIRVEGPAVREMQVAFAQNWQEAGGDFLPATDFPEPRYAGDARAGFVASTDNRFLSDARRMTLLTIAAAKERLWIANSYFIPSDAISDMLLEKVKQGVDVRVLVPGRHHDVGPVHAAQRASYARLLEGGVRIWEYELSMMHSKTMLVDDSLSVVGSTNMDPLALTTLEECSVVVEDPTLAAQLAASFEKDLRHSREIHWSGWKRRGLLQKLGERLPWFIGNYL
- a CDS encoding type VI secretion system contractile sheath small subunit, which produces MSQNGSSAESARVRWLVVGAFSPSPSGRRFPLTVNTFGDELARAASGLRVTVADRLGAGDARTVELSFDRLRAFSYADVITRVPELRALQHLHESLSTSDPLRTLTPDEAATRVATVTGPGRLPDAVAQALRAASTPPAPTAPAAPTESGEDLVETLLSRADASTPAAASRAVDAFLRAINPRAPATPAPVVTPEAATRQTARDLVEEALLLTAKDLLGAEPVAHLESAWRGLKWLLDQVPASSGISVEVLDVARAGLLDAVQGALGAEPFERPDAVFIVDATDDVALLGKLAAMGERAQLPVVAAVSAALLGVAQAELAVALEEEREHVSEAWTELRQDESARWLCAVINRAVVASEGRGAARRVSFTSPALAVAAMLAASFRDTSAFARIMGQQGGLKAPAMWELPTGRDTGLSIPTEHFLPIRAQARLEERGILGLGSGRNADAVLLAAAPMVFGGGYAVPLPAQLLTGRIVRFATWVRDQLPAGTGGDDVDAIFSQAAEVFLFRGATENGQLRGQLVATDNGRGVHVTATVRPEHAGTRFQLAFTLPLRG
- a CDS encoding GNAT family N-acetyltransferase — translated: MDTRHVVERALVREARPEDDAVVGELLVEAFLTQYAKKLPEVVYGDERKRELRDVASRRKVATVLVAEVDGQVVGTVALFKPGAPGSEAWLPNAADLRGLATAVSHHGTGLAQPLLDAAEARAREWGVDAVCLHVRRGAEGVGRMYQRRGFVREPVGDLDLPTVFLEGYVLRFKKD